In Alteromonas naphthalenivorans, one DNA window encodes the following:
- a CDS encoding type IV pilus twitching motility protein PilT, with product MDITELLAFSAKNKASDLHLSAGLPPLIRVDGEMRKLNVPALDHKQVHALIYEIMNDMQRKEYEENLETDFSFEISGLSRFRVNAFVQNRGAAAVLRTIPNTVLTLDDLGAPEIFKEIINQPTGIVLVTGATGSGKSTTLAAMVDHINSHKREHILTIEDPIEFVHENKLSLVNQREVHRDTHSFSNALRSALREDPDVILVGELRDLETIRLAISAAETGHLVFGTLHTNSAPKTIDRIIDVFPAEEKAMVRSMLSESLRAVISQTLLKKVGGGRIAAHEIMVGIPAIRNLIREDKVPQMYSVIQTGQATGMQTMDQCLQRLLALGAISKEDAAAKSKDKQSMSNF from the coding sequence GTGGATATTACCGAACTTTTGGCTTTCAGCGCTAAAAATAAAGCGTCAGATTTGCACTTATCAGCAGGTCTGCCACCTCTTATCCGCGTAGACGGAGAAATGCGTAAGCTTAATGTACCCGCATTAGATCATAAACAAGTCCATGCACTTATTTATGAAATAATGAATGACATGCAACGTAAAGAATACGAAGAGAACTTGGAAACCGATTTCTCATTCGAAATTAGTGGCTTGTCGCGGTTTCGTGTAAATGCTTTTGTGCAAAATCGCGGTGCAGCAGCTGTGCTTCGTACTATCCCCAACACGGTTCTTACGCTTGATGATTTAGGTGCGCCTGAAATATTCAAAGAAATAATCAACCAACCTACCGGCATTGTTCTAGTCACTGGCGCCACAGGGTCGGGTAAGAGTACAACCCTAGCTGCTATGGTTGACCATATCAATTCACATAAGCGCGAGCACATTCTTACTATCGAAGATCCTATCGAGTTTGTGCACGAAAATAAATTAAGTCTTGTAAACCAACGGGAAGTCCATCGAGACACCCACTCTTTCAGTAACGCACTTCGCTCTGCATTACGTGAAGATCCAGATGTTATTTTAGTTGGTGAATTACGTGATTTAGAGACCATCCGCTTAGCTATTTCAGCAGCGGAAACTGGGCATTTAGTATTTGGCACCCTGCATACTAACTCAGCACCTAAAACAATAGACCGTATTATTGATGTGTTTCCTGCCGAAGAAAAAGCGATGGTGCGCTCTATGTTGTCTGAATCGCTAAGAGCTGTAATTTCTCAAACCCTGTTGAAGAAAGTAGGGGGAGGGCGAATCGCAGCGCATGAAATCATGGTAGGTATCCCTGCAATACGAAATCTTATTCGTGAAGATAAAGTGCCTCAAATGTATTCGGTTATTCAAACGGGCCAAGCTACGGGTATGCAAACTATGGATCAGTGCCTACAACGCTTGTTGGCATTAGGTGCCATTTCTAAAGAAGACGCCGCTGCTAAATCGAAAGACAAGCAATCGATGAGTAATTTTTAA
- the pgi gene encoding glucose-6-phosphate isomerase encodes MSTLTSLPQWQALNQIAASMKDAHMRDWFKADPKRAEKMQLEACGIFLDYSKNRVNEHALGALFDLARACKLDDARDAMFNGEQINSTEGRAVLHTALRNFSDSPVMVDGEDVMPEVRATLDKIRDFTALVHSGEHKGYTGKSVKHIVAIGIGGSFLGPKIMTEALKPHTVETVKVHFVANVDGCHIHDVLTKLDHEETLVVMSSKSFTTQETLQNTLSAKAWFLKSGGTQEDIAKHFVAVSSNVKAATEFGIAEDNIFPMWDWVGGRYSLWSAIGLPISLALGFENFKGLLEGAFDMDTHFKTAPLEQNLPVLLGLLGVWYRNFFDAQSQVLLPYYHYLRGLPAYVQQLDMESNGKQVTQGGEAVDYATGPIIWGSEGTNGQHSFHQLIHQGSGVIPADFMLPLNVPNQDDTHHAMLASNCFGQAQALMQGKTFDECYADLEGKGLDEAERTRLAAHKTMPGNKPSNTLMFDSLTPKTLGALVAMYEHKVFVQGVIWNLNSFDQWGVELGKVLGNQVLAGIQGNAEEESFDASTQQLIARFRAANAPK; translated from the coding sequence ATGAGTACACTAACATCATTGCCACAATGGCAAGCACTTAATCAAATTGCAGCTTCAATGAAAGATGCACACATGCGTGATTGGTTTAAGGCTGATCCTAAGCGTGCTGAAAAAATGCAGTTAGAAGCGTGCGGCATTTTTCTTGATTACTCTAAGAACCGCGTAAACGAACACGCGTTAGGTGCACTTTTCGATTTAGCCCGTGCATGTAAGTTAGATGACGCCCGCGACGCCATGTTTAACGGTGAGCAAATCAACAGCACTGAAGGTCGTGCGGTTCTTCATACCGCGTTACGTAACTTCTCTGATTCACCTGTAATGGTTGATGGCGAAGACGTCATGCCCGAAGTACGTGCCACCCTTGATAAAATTCGCGACTTCACTGCATTAGTTCACAGTGGCGAACATAAAGGCTACACAGGCAAATCTGTGAAGCATATTGTTGCGATTGGTATTGGCGGTTCTTTCCTTGGCCCTAAAATTATGACCGAAGCCCTAAAACCTCATACGGTTGAGACGGTTAAGGTTCATTTTGTGGCTAACGTTGACGGCTGCCATATTCATGATGTGTTAACCAAACTCGATCATGAAGAAACCCTTGTCGTCATGTCTTCTAAGTCATTCACTACCCAAGAAACATTGCAAAACACCCTTTCTGCCAAAGCTTGGTTTTTGAAGTCGGGCGGCACACAAGAAGATATCGCGAAGCACTTTGTTGCCGTGTCTTCAAATGTAAAAGCGGCCACTGAATTCGGAATAGCAGAAGATAACATTTTCCCTATGTGGGATTGGGTTGGTGGCCGTTATTCTTTATGGTCAGCAATTGGGTTACCTATTTCTTTAGCGTTAGGTTTTGAAAACTTTAAAGGTTTACTTGAAGGCGCGTTCGACATGGACACGCACTTTAAAACAGCACCGTTAGAACAAAACCTACCTGTTTTACTTGGCCTATTAGGCGTGTGGTATCGCAATTTCTTCGATGCACAGTCTCAGGTGCTACTACCATATTATCACTACCTTCGCGGCTTACCTGCTTATGTACAGCAACTTGATATGGAAAGTAATGGTAAACAAGTCACTCAAGGCGGTGAAGCGGTAGATTACGCCACAGGCCCTATTATTTGGGGTAGTGAAGGTACTAACGGCCAGCACAGCTTCCATCAGCTTATTCACCAAGGCTCAGGGGTTATTCCAGCTGACTTTATGTTGCCGTTGAATGTACCTAACCAAGATGACACACATCATGCGATGTTAGCATCTAACTGCTTTGGCCAAGCGCAAGCGCTTATGCAAGGCAAAACCTTTGATGAATGTTATGCCGACCTAGAAGGCAAAGGCTTAGACGAAGCGGAACGTACGCGTTTGGCGGCCCACAAGACGATGCCGGGTAACAAGCCTAGTAACACCTTAATGTTTGATAGCCTTACGCCTAAGACACTTGGCGCACTAGTTGCAATGTATGAGCATAAGGTATTCGTTCAGGGTGTTATCTGGAACCTTAACTCATTCGACCAATGGGGCGTAGAGTTAGGAAAAGTACTGGGCAACCAAGTACTAGCAGG
- a CDS encoding tRNA-binding protein: protein MIETSEFPEARKPAYKLLIDFCEDIGTLKSSAQITEHYLAEELLGKQIVVIVNFPPKQIGPFTSECLVTGFYREDGVVLVSPDKPVPNGAKLG from the coding sequence ATTATTGAAACCAGCGAGTTTCCTGAGGCTCGCAAGCCAGCCTACAAACTACTTATTGATTTTTGTGAGGATATTGGAACGCTTAAATCCAGTGCTCAAATAACTGAACACTATCTAGCTGAAGAATTATTGGGAAAGCAAATTGTGGTTATAGTTAACTTTCCGCCCAAGCAAATAGGCCCCTTTACGTCAGAATGCTTGGTGACAGGTTTCTATCGTGAGGATGGTGTGGTGTTAGTCAGCCCCGACAAACCTGTGCCTAATGGCGCAAAACTGGGCTGA
- a CDS encoding YggT family protein, producing the protein MNATVFLVDTLFGLYLMVVILRLWLQLVRADFYNPMSQFIVKATHPIVGPLRRIIPSIGRFDTATFVLALVVAALKIITLSLMVGGSLNPVGIVIVALIEVVKETLSIMFWVLILRAILSWVSQGQTPIDYLLYQLTEPFLAPIRKVIPPLGGLDLSVLIAIIGLQFLQLLLQDTFRFF; encoded by the coding sequence ATGAATGCAACGGTTTTTCTGGTAGATACACTATTTGGTTTGTATTTAATGGTGGTTATCTTACGCCTATGGTTGCAACTGGTTAGGGCTGATTTTTATAACCCTATGAGCCAGTTTATTGTAAAGGCCACTCACCCTATCGTGGGGCCGTTGCGCAGAATAATCCCTTCAATTGGTCGCTTCGACACTGCTACCTTTGTGCTGGCGCTTGTTGTTGCCGCGTTAAAAATAATCACGCTTTCGCTGATGGTCGGTGGCAGTTTGAATCCAGTAGGCATCGTAATAGTTGCGCTGATTGAAGTGGTAAAAGAAACGCTTTCTATCATGTTCTGGGTGTTGATTTTACGCGCCATTTTAAGTTGGGTATCACAGGGTCAAACGCCTATCGACTACCTTCTTTATCAACTAACTGAGCCTTTCTTAGCACCCATCAGAAAAGTTATACCGCCTTTAGGTGGTTTAGACTTATCTGTGCTGATTGCCATTATCGGACTACAGTTTTTACAATTGCTACTTCAAGACACATTCAGGTTCTTTTAA
- a CDS encoding glutathione S-transferase family protein, giving the protein MYTLYGYPKTRSVRVAWALEEIGLPYEYKVVNLKAGEHLNSAFKTLNPATKIPVLVTEQGALSESGAIVTFLAEKHAMEEFIPASGTFERGLYEQMMIFAVSELEQPLWSKAKHTFALPEQHRIPQMQNTAAWEFDRALTAFSLLLNDKEYVCGSLFTMADIVTAQVLSWAKGSELDLKFDNVKSYAERVLSRSAYEKAWRNEVAHLAKADA; this is encoded by the coding sequence ATGTATACACTTTATGGATACCCGAAAACGCGGTCGGTAAGGGTGGCATGGGCTTTAGAAGAAATTGGCTTACCTTACGAGTACAAGGTGGTGAATTTAAAAGCCGGTGAACACTTAAACTCAGCATTTAAAACACTTAATCCGGCCACTAAAATTCCTGTATTAGTCACTGAACAAGGTGCCCTTTCTGAGTCAGGTGCCATAGTGACCTTCTTAGCAGAAAAGCATGCAATGGAAGAGTTTATTCCTGCATCAGGTACATTTGAACGTGGGTTGTATGAGCAAATGATGATATTTGCCGTTAGCGAACTAGAGCAGCCCTTATGGAGTAAAGCAAAGCATACCTTTGCTTTACCTGAGCAGCATCGTATTCCCCAGATGCAAAACACAGCAGCGTGGGAATTTGATCGAGCGTTAACAGCGTTCTCGCTACTTCTTAATGACAAAGAGTATGTGTGCGGCAGTTTGTTCACAATGGCCGACATCGTGACAGCCCAAGTGTTGTCATGGGCAAAAGGCAGTGAGCTAGACCTAAAGTTCGACAATGTAAAGTCATATGCTGAACGGGTGTTGTCTCGCTCGGCCTATGAAAAAGCATGGCGCAATGAAGTTGCGCATTTGGCTAAGGCGGATGCTTAA
- the yaaA gene encoding peroxide stress protein YaaA, translating into MLVVVSPAKNLDFETPIKVDDFTQPTMLQDTERLMEVCRTLSPADLSSLMKISDKLATLNANRFAEFSTPFTADNARQAMYAFNGDVYTGLDANTLSNKAVSYAQDHLRILSGLYGLLRPLDLMQAYRLEMGTKLANPEGKDLYAFWGSRITQVLNDAMQAQGDNVLVNLASNEYFKAVKKKELEGMVITPVFKDYKNDQYKIISFFAKKARGLMARYIIENEVSDVEGLQAFDSEGYVYSESQSTATELVFLRRQDA; encoded by the coding sequence ATGTTAGTTGTAGTATCCCCAGCGAAAAACCTAGATTTTGAAACCCCCATTAAGGTGGATGATTTCACGCAGCCTACCATGCTTCAAGACACTGAGCGTTTGATGGAAGTGTGCCGTACCCTTTCGCCAGCCGACCTTTCTTCGTTAATGAAAATTAGTGACAAGTTAGCCACACTTAATGCTAATCGATTTGCTGAGTTTTCTACCCCTTTCACTGCTGATAATGCGCGTCAAGCCATGTACGCATTCAATGGTGATGTATACACAGGGCTAGACGCTAATACACTAAGCAATAAAGCCGTTAGTTATGCCCAAGACCACTTGCGGATTTTGTCTGGCCTTTACGGGCTGTTACGTCCGTTGGATTTAATGCAAGCGTACCGTTTAGAAATGGGCACCAAGTTAGCGAATCCGGAAGGTAAAGACTTGTATGCATTTTGGGGGAGTCGTATTACTCAGGTTTTAAACGACGCCATGCAAGCGCAGGGTGATAACGTTTTGGTGAACCTTGCTTCTAATGAATACTTTAAGGCCGTTAAGAAAAAAGAACTTGAAGGTATGGTGATTACACCTGTCTTTAAAGACTATAAAAACGATCAATATAAAATTATCAGCTTTTTTGCCAAAAAAGCTCGTGGATTAATGGCAAGATATATTATTGAAAACGAAGTAAGTGATGTTGAAGGGTTACAAGCTTTCGACAGTGAAGGTTATGTTTATAGCGAGTCACAAAGTACAGCCACTGAATTAGTCTTTTTACGACGCCAAGACGCATAA
- a CDS encoding VOC family protein: protein MQPGLFSLSLAVSDIAISKAFYETLGFEAMPSCGSVEEKWVIMKSGQTMIGLFEGMFEGNILTFNPTDVRELEQRLKDKGIEIDVPVKGDEGPGHCVVKDPDGNTIMFDQF, encoded by the coding sequence GTGCAACCTGGGCTTTTTTCGTTAAGTTTAGCGGTCAGTGATATTGCCATCTCGAAAGCGTTTTATGAAACGCTTGGCTTTGAGGCCATGCCGTCGTGCGGTTCGGTAGAAGAGAAATGGGTTATCATGAAAAGTGGGCAAACCATGATTGGTTTGTTCGAGGGTATGTTTGAGGGCAATATTTTAACCTTCAATCCCACTGATGTGCGTGAACTTGAGCAGCGCTTGAAGGATAAAGGCATTGAAATAGATGTGCCAGTCAAAGGCGATGAAGGGCCAGGGCATTGCGTAGTAAAAGATCCAGACGGTAATACGATTATGTTCGATCAGTTCTAG
- a CDS encoding YggS family pyridoxal phosphate-dependent enzyme: MQTIAERLNSARQDVSLATANANRPPNSVKLLAVSKTKPVSDIMAAYEEGQRTFGENYIQEGVDKIQQLSALSDIEWHMIGPIQSNKTKIVAENFDWVQSVDREKIARRLNDQRPAEMAPLNVCIQVNIDDEASKSGVKPEDVDELVRFITKQDKLCLRGLMAIPKANPDSHEQAQSLSALKELFDRYHTNLTNFDTLSVGMSSDMQSAIAHGSTMVRIGTAIFGARN, translated from the coding sequence ATGCAAACAATAGCAGAAAGACTCAATAGTGCACGACAGGATGTGAGCCTAGCTACTGCCAACGCTAATCGTCCACCAAATTCAGTTAAATTGCTAGCCGTGAGTAAAACTAAACCGGTATCGGATATTATGGCAGCGTATGAAGAGGGACAACGTACATTCGGCGAAAACTATATACAAGAAGGTGTAGATAAAATACAGCAGCTGTCTGCACTTAGTGATATTGAATGGCATATGATAGGCCCAATTCAATCAAATAAGACAAAAATAGTTGCCGAGAATTTTGACTGGGTACAATCCGTTGATAGGGAAAAAATAGCGCGTCGTTTGAATGACCAACGTCCGGCGGAGATGGCCCCCTTAAATGTATGTATTCAAGTGAATATAGATGATGAAGCAAGTAAGTCAGGTGTAAAACCTGAAGACGTAGATGAACTGGTGCGCTTTATTACCAAGCAGGACAAACTTTGCTTACGCGGGCTAATGGCAATTCCAAAAGCAAACCCAGACAGCCATGAACAAGCGCAAAGCTTAAGTGCTTTAAAGGAATTGTTCGACCGATACCATACAAACTTGACCAATTTTGATACCCTGTCCGTAGGAATGAGTAGTGATATGCAAAGCGCCATCGCTCATGGGTCTACCATGGTAAGAATTGGCACCGCAATCTTCGGCGCACGAAATTAG
- a CDS encoding DUF4426 domain-containing protein produces the protein MKKISTLLFGLLGSLLLITSSAAYAEQKQQLGEWDVHYMVVSTPFLTPEVAASYGIVRSKFNALVNISVLDAVTGTAQRVSVSGTAKNLIGTTKTLTFKKVEEGDAIYYLAVLPFRDRENYRFSIDVQRGNTMQTLNFKQEMFVDG, from the coding sequence ATGAAAAAAATCAGTACATTACTTTTTGGTTTACTGGGTAGTTTGTTACTTATTACAAGTAGCGCAGCGTACGCTGAGCAAAAGCAACAATTAGGCGAGTGGGATGTACATTACATGGTAGTGAGTACTCCTTTTCTTACCCCTGAGGTCGCGGCCTCTTACGGCATAGTTCGTAGTAAGTTTAACGCCTTGGTCAATATTTCAGTACTAGACGCCGTAACAGGAACTGCTCAACGGGTATCGGTTTCTGGTACTGCTAAGAACTTGATAGGCACCACTAAGACACTCACCTTTAAAAAGGTAGAAGAAGGTGATGCTATTTACTACCTAGCAGTGCTGCCTTTTAGAGATAGAGAAAACTACCGGTTTAGTATTGATGTTCAGCGTGGGAATACCATGCAGACCTTGAATTTTAAACAAGAAATGTTTGTTGATGGCTAA
- the proC gene encoding pyrroline-5-carboxylate reductase, translating to MQQKKLAFIGAGNMSRSIISGLIQSGYDKTRILASNPSTPKLDKLKEEFGIQITQSNDEACQFADAIVLAVKPQMMGDMCADLKQNNDLTGKLFLSIAAGLPVSRLQEMLGGEYPVVRIMPNTPSLLGKGMSGMYADNTVSEDDRTYVDDVMNSVGETVWVEEEDGINGVIAAAGSSPAYFFLFLQAMQEEAINMGFDKAQSRLMVQQAMLGAAEMVCHNPDLELSELRAQVTSKGGTTAAAVNTLIDQGLSDIVSKAMRAAVARAEEMAKQL from the coding sequence ATGCAACAAAAGAAATTGGCATTCATTGGCGCGGGCAACATGAGCCGCAGCATCATTAGTGGTTTAATTCAGTCTGGCTACGATAAGACACGCATTTTAGCGAGCAACCCGTCTACTCCGAAACTCGATAAGTTAAAAGAGGAATTCGGTATTCAAATTACCCAGTCTAATGATGAAGCCTGCCAATTTGCAGATGCTATTGTGTTAGCCGTGAAACCCCAGATGATGGGTGACATGTGCGCAGACCTTAAGCAGAACAATGACTTAACTGGCAAGCTATTCCTTAGTATCGCAGCTGGGTTACCCGTATCTCGATTACAAGAAATGCTAGGCGGTGAATATCCCGTTGTTCGTATTATGCCAAACACACCAAGCCTACTTGGTAAGGGTATGTCGGGCATGTATGCAGATAATACAGTGTCAGAAGATGACAGAACTTACGTTGATGATGTGATGAATAGCGTAGGTGAGACAGTATGGGTTGAAGAGGAAGACGGTATCAATGGCGTTATCGCTGCAGCTGGCAGTAGCCCTGCGTATTTCTTCTTGTTTTTACAAGCTATGCAAGAGGAAGCTATAAACATGGGCTTCGATAAAGCACAGTCACGTTTGATGGTACAACAAGCCATGTTAGGGGCCGCTGAAATGGTTTGTCACAATCCTGACCTTGAATTAAGTGAGCTTCGTGCCCAAGTTACTTCTAAAGGCGGCACTACAGCTGCGGCAGTCAATACCTTAATTGATCAAGGCTTGAGTGATATCGTAAGTAAAGCGATGCGCGCTGCGGTAGCTCGTGCTGAAGAAATGGCAAAACAGCTTTAA
- a CDS encoding NADPH-dependent 2,4-dienoyl-CoA reductase, giving the protein MTNAYPHLLEPLDLGFTTLKNRTLMGSMHLGLEEEKGGFDKLAAFYAERAKGGVALIVTGGISPNISGWVAPFAGRMTAKRHAKKHRVITEAVHAEGGKICMQILHSGRYGYHPLAVSASPVKSPITPFKPRALSSKAVTSTIKDYVSCAALAKEAGYDGVEVMGSEGYLINQFLVKRTNHRDDEWGGCLENRVKIAVDIVKGIREKVGTDFIIIYRLSMLDLVEGGAKWDEVVYLAKAIEKAGATLINTGIGWHEARVPTISTSVPRAAFTWITQRMKKEVSLPLVTTNRINTPEVAEGVLADGHADMVSMARPFLADSQFVAKAMRNESQLINTCIACNQACLDHAFEQKRASCLVNPQACYETELTFTPVTHSKRIAVVGAGPAGLAFAMYAADRGHQVILFDKASELGGQFNYAKQVPGKEEFYETIRYFSNQLERTGVTVTLNTDVTCEFLTESGFDEVVLASGINPRSLTIEGADHSKVMSYIDVLRDHKAVGQKVAIIGAGGIGFDVAEYLVEDKDLSLNTDKWLSHWGIDKNYTNEGALTEKSYTPSSREVFLLQRKTSKVGKGLGKTTGWIHRQSLKLHNVQMVNGVSYEKVDDEGLHVLINDKPKCLAVDNVIVCAGQEPFKPLQAPLEAAGVSVHIIGGADVAAELDAKRAIRQGAELAAKI; this is encoded by the coding sequence ATGACCAACGCATACCCTCATTTACTTGAGCCCCTAGATCTCGGCTTCACCACGTTAAAAAACCGTACTTTAATGGGCTCTATGCACTTAGGCCTTGAAGAAGAAAAAGGCGGATTCGATAAGCTTGCAGCCTTTTACGCAGAACGAGCAAAAGGGGGTGTGGCACTTATCGTAACAGGGGGAATTAGCCCCAACATTTCTGGCTGGGTTGCCCCTTTCGCTGGCAGAATGACAGCCAAACGTCACGCAAAAAAGCACAGAGTAATTACTGAAGCCGTGCATGCTGAAGGCGGTAAAATTTGTATGCAAATTTTGCACTCTGGTCGTTACGGCTATCACCCTCTTGCCGTATCGGCTTCCCCTGTTAAGTCTCCAATTACGCCGTTTAAACCTCGCGCCTTATCTTCAAAAGCTGTGACATCCACAATTAAAGACTACGTTAGTTGTGCCGCTCTTGCGAAAGAAGCTGGTTACGATGGCGTAGAGGTGATGGGATCTGAAGGTTATTTAATTAACCAGTTCTTGGTAAAGCGTACTAATCATCGTGATGACGAATGGGGTGGGTGTCTAGAAAACAGGGTAAAAATAGCGGTCGATATCGTAAAAGGTATTCGTGAAAAGGTGGGCACTGACTTCATCATTATTTACCGCCTGTCGATGCTCGATTTGGTTGAAGGTGGCGCTAAATGGGATGAAGTTGTCTATCTTGCCAAAGCGATTGAAAAAGCTGGTGCTACACTTATTAATACCGGCATCGGTTGGCATGAAGCACGTGTTCCAACTATTTCGACTTCGGTGCCGCGCGCAGCCTTCACGTGGATAACACAGCGGATGAAAAAGGAAGTATCACTGCCGCTTGTTACAACAAACAGAATTAATACGCCTGAAGTGGCCGAAGGCGTTTTAGCCGATGGCCATGCAGACATGGTATCAATGGCAAGACCATTTTTAGCCGATTCACAGTTTGTAGCCAAAGCGATGCGCAATGAATCTCAACTAATTAACACCTGTATTGCGTGTAATCAAGCGTGCTTAGACCATGCATTTGAACAAAAACGTGCTAGCTGTTTAGTTAATCCGCAAGCCTGCTACGAAACAGAACTGACCTTTACTCCAGTAACACATAGTAAACGTATTGCAGTGGTTGGAGCTGGCCCTGCTGGGCTTGCATTTGCTATGTATGCTGCAGATAGAGGCCATCAAGTCATCTTGTTCGACAAAGCAAGTGAGCTTGGTGGGCAGTTCAACTACGCAAAACAAGTACCAGGCAAAGAAGAGTTTTATGAAACTATTCGCTACTTCAGCAATCAACTTGAACGGACTGGGGTTACCGTAACCCTTAATACCGATGTTACCTGTGAATTTCTTACTGAAAGCGGTTTTGATGAGGTGGTATTGGCTAGTGGTATCAACCCTAGAAGCCTAACTATCGAAGGTGCTGACCATTCTAAAGTCATGAGTTATATAGATGTGCTTCGCGACCACAAAGCTGTGGGGCAAAAAGTCGCTATTATTGGAGCGGGCGGCATCGGTTTCGATGTGGCCGAGTATTTAGTTGAAGACAAAGACCTATCGCTCAATACTGATAAGTGGCTGTCTCATTGGGGGATTGATAAAAACTATACCAATGAAGGCGCGCTCACCGAGAAATCTTATACTCCTTCAAGCCGAGAAGTATTCTTACTTCAACGTAAGACATCCAAAGTTGGCAAGGGCTTGGGTAAAACAACAGGTTGGATCCACCGACAATCCTTGAAGCTGCATAATGTGCAAATGGTGAATGGTGTAAGTTACGAGAAGGTTGATGATGAAGGTTTACATGTTCTAATAAATGATAAACCGAAATGCTTAGCCGTAGACAACGTTATCGTGTGTGCAGGACAAGAACCGTTTAAGCCTTTGCAAGCACCGCTGGAGGCTGCCGGTGTGAGTGTCCACATTATTGGTGGTGCAGATGTAGCCGCTGAACTTGATGCGAAGCGTGCTATTCGCCAAGGTGCAGAGTTAGCCGCTAAAATTTAA
- the tal gene encoding transaldolase, with amino-acid sequence MSNQLASLREITTVVADTGDIDAIKKYQPVDATTNPSLLLKAASLPQYASLIDDSVAWAKLQSSDSDQQLIDASDKLAVAIGKEISDSIPGRISTEVDARLSFDKNATVEKAERLVQLYQDAGIDKSRILIKMASTWEGIQAAEILEKKGIQCNLTLLFSFAQARACAEAGAYLISPFVGRILDWYKKSTGKTEYAADEDPGVVSVTSIYNYYKEHGYNTVVMGASFRNIGEIQSLAGCDRLTISPALLEELANEPGELTVKLKDNGATKTPGDRLTESEFRWEMNQDAMATEKLSEGIRNFAADQDKLEVMLREKLSA; translated from the coding sequence ATGAGCAACCAGCTAGCTTCGTTACGTGAGATCACCACGGTCGTTGCCGACACCGGCGATATCGACGCAATCAAAAAATACCAGCCAGTAGACGCAACAACAAACCCATCTTTGTTGTTAAAAGCCGCCAGCTTGCCTCAGTATGCCAGCCTAATCGACGACTCAGTAGCGTGGGCTAAACTACAATCATCTGATAGCGATCAACAACTTATCGACGCATCCGACAAACTTGCTGTTGCTATTGGTAAAGAGATTTCAGACTCTATCCCAGGTCGTATTTCTACGGAAGTAGATGCCCGTTTGTCTTTCGACAAAAATGCCACCGTAGAAAAAGCAGAGCGTCTTGTTCAACTTTATCAAGATGCCGGCATCGATAAGTCACGTATTCTAATTAAAATGGCATCAACGTGGGAAGGCATTCAGGCTGCTGAAATACTTGAGAAAAAAGGTATTCAGTGCAACCTAACCTTATTATTTAGCTTTGCCCAAGCGCGCGCTTGTGCTGAAGCTGGCGCATATCTTATTTCACCGTTTGTAGGCCGTATTCTAGATTGGTACAAAAAATCGACGGGTAAAACTGAATATGCTGCCGATGAAGATCCAGGTGTGGTGTCGGTTACCAGTATTTACAACTACTACAAAGAACATGGTTACAACACGGTAGTCATGGGCGCAAGCTTCCGCAACATTGGTGAAATCCAATCGCTAGCGGGCTGCGATCGCCTAACTATAAGCCCTGCTTTATTAGAAGAGCTTGCCAATGAACCGGGCGAACTTACTGTTAAGCTTAAAGATAATGGCGCTACAAAAACCCCTGGCGATCGTTTGACCGAGTCTGAATTCCGCTGGGAAATGAACCAAGATGCCATGGCAACAGAAAAGCTTTCTGAAGGTATCCGCAACTTCGCAGCAGACCAAGACAAGCTTGAAGTAATGCTTCGTGAAAAGTTAAGTGCGTAA